The Humulus lupulus chromosome 4, drHumLupu1.1, whole genome shotgun sequence genome has a window encoding:
- the LOC133832001 gene encoding uncharacterized protein LOC133832001: MDPLVENPNNLPPEATDTTATDADVAAVPIVATTLTVTNPFANSLHSFLTVKLDCLNFLAWNSQVLLTVIGHGLDDILLTRAAPPRLMADGSINLEHISWVRKDQLLLSWLRSSMSEAILGFLAQYTSLNSAWRALEKRFSNQSKARILQIKSQLSIIQKGNLSIFDYFDKVKILANSLSIAGCPLEENDLVMHLMNDLGPEFDLVVVHVTSRVDALSFETTQSLLLSHESRLEDIVLSVNSPLKCLQT, from the coding sequence ATGGATCCTTTAGTCGAAAATCCCAACAATCTGCCACCCGAGGCCACCGACACCACCGCCACCGACGCTGATGTTGCAGCTGTTCCGATCGTTGCTACTACTCTCACAGTCACTAATCCTTTTGCTAATTCACTACATTCTTTTCTTACTGTCAAATTAGATTGTCTCAACTTCCTTGCATGGAACTCTCAGGTTCTCTTGACGGTCATCGGACATGGGCTCGACGACATACTTCTCACCAGAGCTGCCCCTCCTCGCTTGATGGCTGATGGTTCTATCAATCTAGAACATATTTCTTGGGTTCGAAAGGACCAATTACTCCTGAGCTGGCTTCGCTCTTCAATGTCTGAAGCAATCCTTGGTTTTCTTGCTCAATATACATCATTAAATTCTGCTTGGAGAGCTTTGGAGAAAAGGTTCAGCAATCAGTCGAAGGCCAGAATTCTCCAAATTAAATCGCAGTTGTCCATAATACAGAAGGGTAATCTTTCCATCTTTGATTACTTTGATAAAGTCAAGATTCTTGCTAACTCTTTGTCTATTGCTGGTTGTCCATTGGAAGAAAATGATCTTGTTATGCATCTAATGAACGATTTAGGCCCTGAGTTTGATCTAGTTGTAGTTCATGTTACTAGCCGTGTTGATGCTCTTTCTTTTGAAACTACACAATCGCTACTATTATCTCATGAATCTAGACTGGAAGACATTGTGCTCTCGGTGAACTCTCCCCTAAAATGTCTGCAAACTTGA